The Pseudomonadota bacterium genome contains a region encoding:
- a CDS encoding lysylphosphatidylglycerol synthase transmembrane domain-containing protein, translating into MKTLILKALRYLVGLAVLVALVYLADIRSVVTSLAYISLFDLFILLVLSFFLVLVSVIKWRIFLARLGIVATVTRLYRLYLVGYFVNLIMPSYLGGDVVRSLYIGANVDKVHAVSATMLERYTGFIAMISMALIALLFAPNIPKELTIVVICTALSLVVVSVALFRGYTAKLARWINIPERFVQILKKVEQSLRWGMIDRKLLLRAFLLSVTFHLLTILNTAAVGHAVGWVDIPWGDLFVVVPLILIVGALPISPQGLGIQEGAFLFFLHAVGASSGEALAVGLVLRAKSYLLAGLGGFLWMGLKKGAAPATCR; encoded by the coding sequence ATGAAGACCCTCATACTCAAGGCGCTACGTTATCTCGTAGGGCTTGCTGTGCTCGTAGCCCTAGTATACCTAGCAGATATTAGGAGTGTGGTTACCTCCCTGGCTTATATCTCTCTGTTCGATCTATTTATTCTTTTAGTACTTTCATTTTTTCTTGTTTTAGTTAGCGTTATAAAGTGGCGCATATTCCTTGCGCGGTTGGGGATCGTAGCAACTGTAACGCGTCTCTATCGACTTTACCTGGTAGGGTACTTTGTTAATCTTATTATGCCCTCCTACCTGGGGGGGGATGTGGTGCGTAGTCTCTATATCGGGGCTAATGTTGACAAGGTGCATGCGGTCTCGGCCACCATGCTTGAGCGTTATACTGGATTTATTGCGATGATAAGTATGGCGCTGATAGCGCTCTTATTTGCGCCTAATATTCCAAAGGAGCTGACCATCGTTGTTATCTGCACAGCGCTTTCGCTGGTAGTTGTAAGTGTGGCGCTCTTTCGTGGATATACTGCAAAGCTCGCCCGTTGGATAAACATTCCAGAGCGCTTCGTGCAGATCCTTAAAAAGGTTGAGCAAAGCTTGAGATGGGGAATGATTGACCGCAAGCTTTTGCTACGGGCCTTTCTGCTCTCGGTAACGTTTCATCTCCTTACGATCCTCAACACTGCGGCGGTTGGGCATGCCGTAGGGTGGGTAGATATTCCTTGGGGAGATCTATTTGTCGTTGTGCCCCTTATCCTAATAGTTGGGGCGCTACCGATCTCGCCGCAGGGGCTAGGGATACAGGAGGGGGCCTTTCTCTTCTTCTTGCACGCCGTTGGTGCCTCGTCAGGTGAGGCACTAGCAGTTGGGCTAGTTCTGCGCGCCAAGTCTTATCTGCTGGCTGGCCTTGGGGGCTTCTTATGGATGGGGCTAAAGAAGGGGGCGGCGCCTGCTACTTGTCGTTAG